In the genome of Chryseobacterium arthrosphaerae, one region contains:
- a CDS encoding pyridoxamine 5'-phosphate oxidase family protein, whose amino-acid sequence MSTQNLTHLEAIKKIKELSESARICMFCTELDTVPVNSRPMTLQETDDSGNLWFISSGTSNKNFEIKEDRRVQLFFMNNSDSQYLSVYGEASVYKDKATIEEKWSPLANAWFDGKDDPNVTIIRVEPKETYYWDTKAGKLVSLFKFVTAAITGNKTDNSDGVEGNATV is encoded by the coding sequence ATGTCAACACAAAATTTAACCCACCTTGAAGCAATTAAAAAGATCAAAGAACTGTCGGAAAGCGCAAGAATATGTATGTTCTGTACGGAGCTGGATACGGTTCCTGTCAATTCCCGGCCAATGACCCTTCAGGAAACCGATGACAGCGGAAATCTGTGGTTTATCAGCAGCGGAACCAGCAATAAGAATTTTGAAATAAAAGAAGACCGCCGGGTACAGTTGTTTTTTATGAATAACAGTGACTCACAATATCTTTCAGTATATGGAGAAGCCTCTGTTTATAAAGATAAGGCTACCATAGAAGAAAAATGGTCTCCTCTGGCCAATGCCTGGTTTGATGGGAAAGATGATCCCAACGTAACCATTATCCGTGTTGAGCCTAAAGAAACCTATTATTGGGACACAAAAGCCGGAAAGCTGGTGAGTCTTTTCAAATTTGTTACGGCCGCCATTACAGGAAACAAAACAGATAACTCTGATGGTGTAGAAGGAAATGCTACCGTATAA
- a CDS encoding DUF6597 domain-containing transcriptional factor gives MQISPPKHLAPFIRHYIFLENPEKAGKNLRLFTDGSTGLILSGGMDLYSSTSDGRIPSAFFTEHYIHIKIFVRKVVSR, from the coding sequence ATGCAGATTTCGCCACCCAAACATCTGGCACCTTTCATCAGGCACTATATCTTTTTAGAAAATCCTGAAAAGGCCGGTAAAAACCTGAGGCTGTTCACCGATGGCAGTACCGGGCTTATTCTGTCCGGTGGTATGGATCTGTATTCCAGTACTTCGGATGGCCGTATTCCTTCAGCTTTTTTTACGGAGCATTACATTCATATAAAGATTTTTGTTCGAAAGGTAGTTTCTCGTTGA
- a CDS encoding helix-turn-helix domain-containing protein, giving the protein MIAVEDVFRNKLDPFQESILNSVNPLTIIDQLNIFFTEFLKKETGSEYHFITAVQQYILQNRGSVSSKELERFTGYTERHLERKFENYMGISPKKYSNIIRLHYFLSLMNKGKDKGNMTELSYHAGYADQSHLIREFKNNIGLTPGQYLKTENKMAVNFIEL; this is encoded by the coding sequence GTGATTGCTGTTGAAGATGTATTCAGGAATAAGCTAGACCCTTTTCAGGAAAGTATTTTGAATAGTGTAAACCCTTTAACAATCATTGATCAGCTCAATATTTTCTTTACTGAATTTTTAAAAAAGGAAACAGGTTCAGAGTATCATTTCATCACAGCTGTACAGCAGTATATTCTTCAGAACAGGGGAAGCGTTTCTTCAAAAGAGCTGGAAAGATTCACCGGATATACTGAACGGCACCTGGAGCGGAAATTTGAAAATTACATGGGTATATCTCCTAAAAAATACAGCAATATTATCCGTCTCCACTATTTTCTAAGTCTTATGAATAAAGGTAAAGATAAAGGAAACATGACGGAACTTTCTTATCATGCAGGCTATGCAGACCAGTCTCACCTGATCCGGGAATTTAAAAATAATATAGGACTTACCCCCGGTCAGTACCTAAAAACAGAAAATAAAATGGCCGTTAATTTCATTGAGCTGTAA
- a CDS encoding nitrilase family protein — MNITISTAQFENKSGDKDYNLSVIEKLSGQAASQGSDVIVFHECSITGYTFARKLSEEQLLDIAEIIPQGKSIRKLQEIAGRHNITILAGLFEKDEDNKLFKAYVCVDKTGLKAKYRKLHPFINPHLTPGNQYCVFDISGWKCGILICYDNNIIENVRATKLLGADIIFMPHVTMCTPSTRPGAGFVDPALWNNRKKDPTSLRLEFNGMKGRDWLMKWLPARAYDNGAYIVFSNPIGMDDDQLKNGSSMIIDPFGDIIAECRSFDDSFETALITPEKLVEAGGYRYMQARRPDLYRDIIGQEHSSEQKVVWLDKDI; from the coding sequence ATGAATATTACCATTTCCACAGCACAATTTGAAAATAAAAGCGGAGATAAGGATTATAATCTTTCCGTTATAGAAAAATTATCAGGACAGGCTGCTTCCCAGGGTTCGGATGTGATTGTTTTTCACGAATGTTCCATTACCGGATATACTTTTGCCAGAAAACTGTCTGAGGAACAGCTTCTTGATATTGCTGAAATTATTCCGCAAGGGAAAAGTATCAGAAAATTACAGGAAATTGCCGGACGGCACAATATCACCATACTGGCCGGACTTTTTGAAAAGGATGAGGACAATAAACTCTTCAAGGCTTACGTATGTGTTGATAAAACCGGACTGAAAGCTAAATACAGGAAGCTTCATCCATTCATCAACCCACATCTTACGCCGGGGAATCAATATTGTGTATTTGATATTTCAGGCTGGAAGTGCGGGATTCTGATCTGTTATGACAACAATATCATCGAAAATGTAAGGGCAACAAAGCTTCTGGGAGCAGATATTATCTTTATGCCTCATGTTACCATGTGTACACCTTCCACAAGACCTGGTGCAGGTTTTGTAGACCCTGCGCTCTGGAACAACAGAAAGAAAGATCCTACTTCCTTACGTCTGGAATTTAACGGTATGAAGGGCCGGGACTGGCTGATGAAGTGGCTTCCGGCGAGAGCTTACGATAATGGAGCTTATATTGTATTTTCAAATCCTATAGGGATGGATGATGATCAGCTGAAAAACGGCTCTTCTATGATTATAGATCCTTTCGGAGATATCATTGCCGAATGCAGATCATTTGATGATAGTTTTGAAACGGCTCTGATTACCCCTGAAAAACTTGTTGAGGCAGGAGGGTACCGGTATATGCAGGCACGGAGACCTGATTTATACAGAGATATCATAGGACAGGAACATTCTTCTGAGCAGAAAGTGGTGTGGCTGGATAAAGACATTTAA
- a CDS encoding rhodanese-like domain-containing protein gives MKIILIICASAIILYAVYRIYRIQTLDDGLPALVRKGAVILDVRTEKEYETGHTEGSVNISLGTIRERYVELDPQKTYITVCSHGLRSVKAESILKEKGFKKVYNGGAWSDLQKTLRQ, from the coding sequence ATGAAAATCATACTCATCATCTGTGCATCAGCGATTATTCTTTATGCCGTTTACAGGATTTACCGGATTCAGACTTTGGATGATGGATTGCCGGCACTGGTCAGAAAAGGAGCGGTCATTCTTGATGTAAGAACAGAAAAAGAGTATGAAACCGGACATACCGAAGGTTCTGTCAATATATCATTAGGAACAATCCGAGAACGCTATGTTGAATTAGATCCCCAAAAAACGTACATTACCGTATGCTCACACGGACTTCGAAGCGTAAAGGCAGAAAGCATCCTGAAAGAAAAAGGCTTTAAAAAGGTCTATAACGGAGGTGCCTGGAGCGATCTACAGAAAACACTCAGACAATAA
- a CDS encoding DUF3817 domain-containing protein — protein MIDLFKTKTGRLRILAILEGISLLSLVCIAVPMKYWMGNPLFVRLIGPVHGTLFLLFLFNTLSVGVEQNWKFKEITWKVILACFIPFGTFYIDRKILSKL, from the coding sequence ATGATAGATTTATTTAAAACAAAAACCGGCAGGCTGAGAATCCTGGCAATTCTGGAAGGCATTTCATTATTGAGTTTAGTATGCATTGCCGTTCCGATGAAGTACTGGATGGGAAATCCTTTATTCGTAAGATTAATTGGCCCTGTGCATGGGACCTTATTCCTGCTTTTCCTGTTCAATACCCTGAGCGTCGGCGTAGAGCAGAACTGGAAATTCAAAGAAATAACCTGGAAAGTGATTCTTGCCTGCTTTATTCCTTTCGGAACATTTTATATAGACAGAAAAATTCTCAGTAAACTATGA
- a CDS encoding TetR/AcrR family transcriptional regulator, which produces MKKSETTRLTILQKAFELIYVKGFQTTSIDEIIATTQVTKGAFYYHFKTKDEMGLAIINELMKPNFRRNFIESLQNNSNPLETIYEIIYSLLMENDFLKVEYGCPTSNFVQQMAPWHTAFTQALHELSKEWEQAFTDSIEKGKEAGIIKKDVNAREVSVFVISGYWGVRNLGKVENSKEVYLIYLKGLKSYLNALQ; this is translated from the coding sequence ATGAAAAAATCAGAAACAACCCGTCTTACCATTCTCCAGAAAGCGTTCGAACTGATCTATGTAAAAGGTTTTCAGACTACAAGCATTGATGAGATTATCGCAACGACTCAGGTAACAAAAGGGGCTTTTTACTATCATTTCAAGACCAAAGATGAAATGGGACTGGCCATTATCAACGAGCTGATGAAGCCTAACTTCAGACGTAATTTTATTGAATCCCTTCAAAACAACAGTAATCCGCTGGAGACTATTTATGAGATCATCTACAGTCTCCTGATGGAAAATGACTTTCTGAAAGTTGAATACGGCTGTCCTACTTCTAATTTTGTGCAGCAGATGGCACCATGGCATACCGCTTTCACACAGGCTTTACACGAACTTTCAAAGGAATGGGAACAAGCCTTCACAGACAGTATTGAAAAAGGCAAAGAAGCAGGAATTATTAAGAAAGATGTCAATGCCAGGGAAGTGAGCGTTTTTGTTATTTCCGGATATTGGGGAGTCAGAAATCTGGGGAAAGTTGAGAATTCGAAAGAAGTATATCTTATTTATTTAAAAGGACTTAAGTCTTATCTCAACGCACTTCAATAA
- a CDS encoding MFS transporter — translation MNFQKEIQINTAAQTAKKGLPAALWALTISAFGIGTTEFVIVGLLPTVASDLGISIPSAGLLVSLYAIGVAIGAPILTALTGKIPRKTLLVSIMLLFVIGNGLASVAPGFITLVLARILTGFAHGVYFSIGSTIAASLVPQEKRATAISIMFAGLTLAIVTGVPLGTFIGQHFGWRATFIGVSILGIIGLISSVLLVPNNLKNGKTASVRSQFKVLGNRRLIFAFLMTAMGYGGTFVVFTYLSPILQKITGFQESTVTFILLIYGIAIAIGNLIGGKVANKNPLKALLWMFAAQGLVLLAFYFTVSSPVLSIITLFFLGALSFASVPGLQLLVVQIAEKELPGTEDVASGINIAAFNIGIAIGSYAGGMIVTSSLGLASTPWIGALFLLITVLITVYSIRLSRKNI, via the coding sequence ATGAATTTTCAAAAAGAAATACAGATCAATACTGCTGCACAGACTGCTAAAAAAGGTCTTCCTGCAGCACTTTGGGCATTAACGATAAGTGCTTTCGGAATAGGAACTACAGAATTTGTAATCGTAGGGCTGTTACCTACAGTAGCTTCTGATCTCGGCATCAGTATTCCTTCGGCAGGTTTACTGGTCAGTCTTTATGCAATAGGAGTTGCTATCGGAGCACCGATATTAACGGCATTAACAGGAAAAATCCCACGTAAGACGCTATTGGTATCTATTATGTTGCTGTTTGTCATCGGAAACGGACTGGCGTCTGTAGCTCCCGGTTTCATAACTTTGGTTTTAGCGAGAATACTTACCGGATTTGCCCATGGGGTTTATTTTTCCATCGGTTCTACCATTGCGGCTTCTCTGGTTCCTCAGGAGAAAAGAGCTACTGCAATATCAATTATGTTTGCCGGGCTTACACTAGCCATTGTAACGGGGGTTCCGCTGGGTACGTTTATAGGACAGCATTTCGGATGGAGAGCAACTTTTATAGGAGTTTCTATTCTTGGGATTATCGGACTGATTTCAAGTGTATTATTGGTTCCCAACAACCTGAAAAATGGAAAGACCGCTTCTGTAAGAAGCCAATTTAAAGTACTGGGAAACAGACGCTTGATTTTTGCTTTTCTAATGACAGCAATGGGGTATGGGGGTACATTTGTAGTGTTTACCTATCTGTCACCCATATTACAGAAAATTACAGGTTTTCAGGAGTCAACTGTGACTTTCATTCTTCTAATCTATGGGATTGCCATTGCCATAGGAAATCTGATTGGAGGAAAGGTAGCCAATAAAAATCCTTTGAAAGCCCTTCTGTGGATGTTTGCAGCACAGGGATTGGTACTGCTTGCCTTTTATTTTACAGTAAGTAGTCCGGTTTTAAGTATCATTACTCTTTTCTTTTTAGGAGCCTTGTCATTTGCTTCTGTTCCCGGGCTTCAGCTATTGGTAGTACAGATCGCGGAAAAAGAACTTCCGGGAACTGAGGATGTCGCTTCCGGGATTAATATTGCTGCATTTAATATCGGTATTGCAATCGGGTCTTATGCAGGAGGAATGATTGTGACATCATCTTTAGGACTGGCAAGTACACCATGGATAGGTGCTTTGTTCCTATTGATTACGGTCCTGATTACGGTTTACAGCATCCGTTTAAGCAGGAAAAATATATAG
- the pdeM gene encoding ligase-associated DNA damage response endonuclease PdeM: protein MITAKKISIQNETFILTNQRALFWEREKALILSDLHIGKTAHFRKNGIALANQIMKNDLQRLSALIEYFRPEKFIVVGDLLHAGDNSDVDEFCIWKNQYPEIQFYLIEGNHDRISKALENKLCFHHKAEWLIMNPVTFIHDFDTARSGFQITGHIHPGIVLHSAVKRIRLPCFAISDNQLLLPAFSEFTGLDTKNLPAKSKFFVFTDSEIYEI from the coding sequence TTGATAACAGCAAAAAAAATCTCCATTCAAAACGAAACATTTATTCTTACCAATCAGCGGGCCCTGTTTTGGGAAAGAGAGAAAGCATTGATTCTCTCCGACCTTCATATAGGAAAGACCGCTCATTTCCGCAAAAACGGGATTGCATTGGCCAACCAGATTATGAAAAACGATCTGCAAAGATTGTCGGCACTGATAGAATATTTCAGGCCTGAAAAATTTATTGTGGTAGGCGATCTGCTTCATGCAGGTGACAATTCCGATGTGGATGAGTTCTGTATATGGAAAAATCAATATCCTGAAATTCAGTTTTATCTTATTGAAGGAAATCATGACCGGATCTCAAAGGCTCTGGAAAATAAACTATGCTTCCATCATAAAGCTGAATGGCTTATAATGAATCCTGTCACATTTATTCATGATTTTGATACGGCCAGATCCGGATTTCAGATTACCGGACATATTCATCCGGGAATTGTTCTGCATTCTGCTGTAAAAAGGATCAGGCTTCCGTGCTTTGCCATCAGTGATAATCAGTTACTTCTTCCCGCTTTCAGTGAGTTTACCGGATTGGATACCAAAAATCTGCCTGCGAAAAGTAAGTTTTTTGTTTTTACAGATTCGGAGATTTATGAAATCTGA
- a CDS encoding 2,3-bisphosphoglycerate-dependent phosphoglycerate mutase, translating to MAKLFLVRHGQSLWNLENRFTGWQDIDITEVGIEEARKAGIALKKERIDIAFTSALIRAQHTLNLILEETGNTHIPVVTDKALNERSYGNLEGLNKAETALKYGDEQVHTWRRSYDVVPPGGESLKDTYNRVIPYFEAQIVPPLRQGKNVLVVAHGNSLRALIMYLEHLSPEEILEREIATGVPLTYFFDENFHVSRVENE from the coding sequence ATGGCAAAATTATTCTTGGTCCGTCACGGGCAGTCACTCTGGAATCTGGAAAACCGGTTTACAGGATGGCAGGATATCGATATTACAGAAGTTGGAATTGAAGAAGCCAGAAAGGCAGGGATCGCTTTAAAAAAAGAAAGAATAGACATTGCTTTTACTTCCGCACTGATCCGGGCACAGCATACCCTCAATCTTATTCTTGAAGAAACGGGAAATACCCATATTCCGGTAGTAACAGATAAAGCACTGAACGAAAGGTCTTATGGTAATCTTGAAGGGCTCAATAAAGCGGAAACAGCGCTGAAATATGGAGACGAACAGGTTCACACCTGGCGCAGGTCATACGATGTAGTGCCTCCGGGAGGTGAAAGTCTTAAAGATACCTATAACCGGGTCATTCCCTATTTTGAAGCCCAGATTGTACCTCCGCTGAGACAGGGTAAAAATGTATTGGTTGTTGCTCACGGGAACAGCCTCCGTGCACTGATCATGTATCTGGAGCACCTTTCTCCCGAAGAAATTTTAGAAAGAGAAATAGCAACCGGTGTTCCTCTGACCTATTTTTTTGATGAAAATTTTCATGTAAGCAGAGTAGAAAACGAATGA
- a CDS encoding ligase-associated DNA damage response DEXH box helicase: MSAFEHTDGFKIIQQWMTDKGISPFKFQTDTWRKFGNGYSGMVVAPTGFGKTFSVFLALVSDFLNHPAQYKKGLKMLWITPLRSLSKDIAKAMQEAIDEIGLDWAVGVRNGDTDPKVRQQQVKKMPDILVVTPESVHLLLAQKNHESFFRDMKCVVVDEWHELLGSKRGVMVELGISQLRKYVPKLKIWGITATIGNLDEAMEVLIPYDIKKTKIAAKEHKKIDIIPVFPNEIEILPWAGHLGHKLADKVVPIILESRSTIVFTNTRSQSEMWYQLLLDAYPDFAGQIAIHHSSIDAHLRIWIEENLSSGKLKAVVSTSSLDLGIDFKPVDTVIQIGSAKGVARFLQRAGRSGHSPFETSRIYCVPTHSLELIEVSALKEAVKQKVVEPREPQVLCFDVLVQFLMTLAVGNGFYPEETFERIKKVFAFQGMMDAEWRSILEFLTIGGSVLKNYEEFHKIVIMEDGLYKVTSRKIAMLHRMNMGVIVSDAMLKVKFISGGYVGMIEEYFISKLKKEEKFILAGRTLEVAMIKDMTVYVRAAKGKALVPSYLGGRLPLSSDLGHYLREKLSHALNPKASEKELKFLHPLLINQETNSHIPQENEFLVEMIRNREGYHLFMYPFEGRLVHEVMAALIAYRISKLAPISFSMAMNDYGFELFSDKEIPLNEENLQQVLSRDNLMNDVIASINSAEMARRKFRDIAVISGMVIQNYAGKQRSNKSLQSSAGLIFKVLEDYDPDHFLIRQAYTEVFNMQLQEQRLVEAFKRIEKSDIILKHSRSFTPLSFPIKVDSLRQTLSSEGLDARIKRMLKLSGIQ; this comes from the coding sequence TTGTCAGCTTTCGAACATACCGACGGATTTAAAATCATTCAGCAATGGATGACAGATAAAGGCATATCCCCTTTCAAATTTCAGACGGATACCTGGCGGAAATTCGGGAACGGATACAGTGGTATGGTCGTAGCTCCTACAGGTTTCGGGAAAACATTTTCTGTATTTCTTGCATTGGTTTCTGATTTCCTCAATCATCCCGCACAATATAAAAAAGGATTGAAAATGCTATGGATCACGCCTCTCAGATCTTTGTCTAAAGATATTGCCAAGGCCATGCAGGAAGCGATTGATGAGATCGGGCTCGACTGGGCTGTCGGCGTAAGAAACGGTGATACAGATCCTAAAGTAAGGCAGCAGCAGGTGAAAAAAATGCCTGACATCCTTGTGGTAACCCCTGAAAGTGTACATCTGCTCCTTGCTCAGAAAAATCATGAAAGTTTTTTCCGGGACATGAAATGCGTTGTGGTTGATGAATGGCATGAGCTGCTCGGATCCAAACGTGGTGTTATGGTCGAGTTAGGCATTTCGCAGCTCAGGAAATATGTTCCCAAACTGAAAATATGGGGCATCACTGCCACCATCGGAAATCTGGATGAGGCGATGGAGGTACTCATTCCGTATGATATTAAAAAAACGAAAATTGCAGCTAAGGAACATAAGAAAATAGATATTATCCCGGTCTTCCCCAATGAAATTGAAATTCTTCCCTGGGCAGGGCATCTGGGGCACAAACTGGCAGATAAAGTCGTTCCGATCATTCTTGAGTCCAGATCAACCATTGTTTTTACCAACACCAGAAGCCAGAGTGAAATGTGGTATCAGCTTTTATTGGATGCTTATCCTGATTTTGCAGGACAGATTGCCATTCACCACAGTTCTATTGACGCCCATTTGCGCATCTGGATCGAAGAAAATTTAAGCTCGGGAAAGCTAAAAGCAGTGGTTTCAACTTCATCTTTAGATCTGGGCATTGATTTTAAACCTGTTGATACGGTCATCCAGATTGGCTCGGCAAAAGGTGTTGCAAGATTTCTGCAAAGGGCGGGTCGAAGCGGGCACTCCCCTTTTGAGACCTCAAGGATTTACTGTGTTCCTACCCATTCCTTAGAGCTGATCGAGGTTTCAGCATTAAAGGAAGCCGTAAAACAGAAGGTCGTTGAACCCAGGGAACCGCAGGTCTTATGTTTCGATGTATTGGTTCAGTTTCTGATGACACTCGCCGTTGGAAATGGTTTTTATCCTGAAGAAACCTTTGAAAGGATAAAAAAAGTATTTGCTTTTCAGGGAATGATGGATGCAGAATGGAGAAGTATTCTTGAATTTCTCACCATTGGCGGCAGCGTTTTAAAAAATTATGAAGAATTCCATAAAATTGTGATCATGGAAGACGGACTGTATAAGGTTACTTCCAGAAAGATTGCCATGCTTCACCGGATGAATATGGGGGTTATTGTAAGTGATGCCATGCTGAAGGTAAAATTTATTTCCGGAGGCTATGTAGGAATGATTGAAGAATATTTTATCTCAAAACTGAAAAAAGAAGAAAAATTTATTCTTGCCGGACGTACCCTTGAAGTGGCGATGATCAAAGATATGACGGTGTATGTAAGGGCAGCAAAAGGTAAAGCCCTCGTACCAAGCTATCTGGGAGGAAGACTGCCTTTAAGCTCAGACCTTGGCCACTATTTAAGAGAAAAACTCTCCCATGCCCTGAACCCGAAGGCTTCCGAAAAAGAGCTGAAGTTTCTGCATCCTCTGCTGATCAATCAGGAAACGAATTCCCATATCCCGCAGGAGAATGAATTTCTGGTAGAAATGATCAGAAACCGTGAAGGATATCACCTGTTCATGTATCCTTTTGAGGGCAGACTGGTGCACGAAGTAATGGCTGCTTTAATTGCTTACCGCATTTCAAAGCTGGCCCCTATTTCTTTTTCAATGGCGATGAATGATTACGGATTTGAACTTTTCAGTGATAAAGAAATTCCGCTCAATGAAGAGAATCTGCAGCAGGTCTTAAGCCGTGATAACCTTATGAATGACGTCATCGCCAGTATCAATTCTGCAGAAATGGCAAGAAGGAAATTCCGTGATATTGCAGTGATTTCAGGAATGGTCATTCAAAATTACGCAGGCAAGCAAAGGTCCAATAAATCTTTACAAAGCTCAGCCGGGCTTATTTTCAAGGTATTGGAAGATTATGACCCTGATCATTTTCTGATCAGACAGGCTTATACCGAGGTTTTCAATATGCAGCTGCAGGAACAGCGGCTTGTAGAAGCTTTTAAAAGAATTGAAAAATCTGATATTATATTGAAGCATTCACGTTCTTTCACCCCTTTAAGCTTTCCTATCAAAGTAGACAGCCTCCGGCAAACCCTTTCCAGTGAAGGACTTGATGCGAGAATTAAAAGAATGCTTAAATTATCGGGCATACAGTAA
- a CDS encoding ATP-dependent DNA ligase has protein sequence MRHFADLINALETTNKTNAKIDAIIDYLERTPDDDKVWFIALFTGKRPKRNVNTNYMKEWALEITGLPLWLFQESYSSVGDLGETLSLILPPPQHKIDRTLSQWMNDIVGLKDKTDAEKKAFVLDSWNGLDYTERLIFNKLIGGSFRIGVSDKTLINALTRFSEQESSTLMHSLMGKWQPGEVSFTELISAENINPDNSKPYPFCLAYPLEKEPEELGETDDWLAEYKWDGIRGQIIRRNDEVFIWSRGEELITEQFPEITETVQAMKGNFVIDGEILAVIEGKVLNFNELQKRLNRKTLTKKMLAEIPIKVFAYDLLELENNDLRDKPVSGRRAMLEELLLNESPGNIQLSGSIDFEHWDELKIARENSRSVNSEGLMLKQKNSPYHAGRKKGDWWKWKINPFTIDAVLIYAQKGSGRRSAYYTDYTFAVKNGDALVTIAKAYSGLTDKEIMEVSRFVNKNAIEKFGPVRTVKAELVFEIAFEGIGFSNRHKSGVALRFPRIVRWRKDKTVDEIDHLEEIKKLIQ, from the coding sequence ATGAGACATTTTGCAGACCTTATCAATGCCCTGGAAACAACCAATAAGACCAATGCCAAAATTGATGCGATCATCGATTATCTCGAGCGGACCCCTGATGATGATAAAGTATGGTTTATTGCCTTATTTACAGGAAAAAGACCCAAAAGAAACGTCAACACCAACTATATGAAAGAGTGGGCTCTGGAAATTACAGGCCTTCCGTTATGGCTGTTTCAGGAGAGCTATTCTTCCGTAGGGGATCTTGGGGAAACACTTTCTCTGATCCTTCCGCCTCCACAGCATAAAATTGACCGAACTCTATCACAGTGGATGAATGATATTGTTGGCTTGAAAGATAAAACAGATGCCGAAAAAAAGGCTTTTGTACTGGATTCATGGAATGGCCTGGATTACACCGAACGTTTGATTTTCAATAAATTAATTGGCGGAAGTTTCCGTATTGGCGTTTCAGATAAGACCCTGATCAATGCATTGACCCGATTTTCAGAGCAGGAGTCCAGCACTTTGATGCACAGCCTGATGGGAAAATGGCAGCCTGGTGAAGTTTCTTTTACAGAATTGATCTCAGCAGAAAATATCAACCCTGACAATTCAAAACCCTACCCTTTCTGCCTGGCCTATCCTTTGGAAAAAGAGCCTGAAGAGCTTGGGGAAACTGATGATTGGCTGGCAGAATATAAATGGGATGGAATACGGGGGCAGATTATCCGGAGAAATGATGAGGTCTTCATATGGTCCAGAGGAGAAGAACTTATCACAGAACAATTTCCGGAGATCACGGAAACAGTACAGGCCATGAAAGGCAACTTTGTGATCGATGGAGAAATACTTGCAGTAATAGAGGGCAAGGTTTTAAACTTCAATGAATTACAGAAAAGATTAAACAGAAAAACTTTAACAAAGAAAATGCTTGCCGAAATTCCGATTAAGGTATTTGCCTATGACCTCCTGGAGCTTGAAAATAACGACCTTAGAGACAAACCCGTTTCGGGAAGAAGAGCAATGCTGGAAGAATTATTACTGAATGAATCTCCCGGGAATATCCAGCTTTCCGGAAGTATAGATTTTGAACATTGGGATGAGCTGAAAATTGCCCGGGAAAACTCAAGATCCGTCAACAGCGAAGGACTGATGCTGAAGCAGAAGAATTCACCCTATCATGCCGGCCGTAAAAAAGGCGACTGGTGGAAATGGAAAATCAATCCGTTTACCATTGATGCTGTTCTGATCTATGCCCAGAAAGGCAGCGGCAGAAGGAGCGCCTATTATACAGACTATACTTTTGCCGTAAAAAACGGAGATGCATTGGTAACCATTGCAAAAGCCTATTCGGGATTAACGGATAAAGAAATCATGGAAGTAAGCCGGTTTGTGAACAAAAATGCCATTGAAAAATTCGGGCCTGTACGAACGGTAAAAGCGGAACTCGTTTTTGAAATCGCTTTTGAAGGAATAGGCTTCAGTAACCGTCATAAAAGCGGTGTAGCACTGCGGTTTCCGAGAATTGTAAGGTGGCGGAAAGACAAAACCGTAGATGAAATTGATCATCTGGAAGAAATAAAAAAATTAATACAGTAG